One genomic window of Solea solea chromosome 12, fSolSol10.1, whole genome shotgun sequence includes the following:
- the LOC131470092 gene encoding synaptic vesicle glycoprotein 2B-like, with product MADPYQNNTYQQQGGDSYGTYGEGGGGHHGYGYHGDDLPQEEDAASDVTEGHDEDDQMYEGEYQGIPHPDEVKAAQRATGERSGAAGGDSASELEELSEQYENIMDDCGHGSFQWTLFVVLGLALMADGVECFVVAFALPSAEKDLCLSNAQKGMLGLSVFLSMMVGAFLWGGLADKVGRRRCLMVALAINCVFSFLSSLAQGYGCFLFFRLLSGVGVGGTVPIVYSYFSEFLQMDKRGEHLSWLCMFWMIGGVYASFTAWGIIPRYGWGFSMGTEFQFHSWRVFVLVAVLPAVSSLVGLTFMPESPRFLLENAKHDEAWMILKQVHDTNWRAKGKPEKVFTVTHIKVPKTAEDEFIEIQAATGTSVQRWAVRSLALCRLVLKNVASLLSKDLRLSTLLMAVIWFCMAFSYYGLSVWFPDMIKHLQYEEYKSRVKVLHKERVENFHFNFSLENQIHKEGEYINDRFISIKMKSVRFEDSLFEDCLFEDIRSTDTVFDNCTIRSTLFYNTDLWEEKFLHCKMENVTFDQSKHGCHLQSEEESDVLVYLVSFLGSVAVLPGNIISALFMEKVGRVRIIGGSMLFSGGCTFLLFLSFSQSALIALQCLFCGVSAAAWNGIEVVTVELYPASKRATAFGVLNALCKMAAILGSSIFASFVGVATAVPILLAFAALMCGGLLALKLPDTREKILQ from the exons ATGGCCGACCCCTACCAAAACAACACGTACCAACAACAAGGGGGCGACAGCTACGGCACGtatggagagggaggaggaggccacCATGGGTacggttaccatggagacgacCTGCCACAGGAAGAGGACGCAGCGAGCGATGTGACCGAAGGACACGACGAAGACGACCAAATGTACGAAGGAGAATATCAAGGGATTCCACATCCGGACGAGGTGAAGGCGGCGCAGAGAGCCACGGG TGAACGCAGTGGTGCAGCGGGCGGAGACTCTGCCTCTGAACTGGAGGAGTTATCTGAGCAGTACGAGAACATCATGGACGACTGCGGCCACGGGAGCTTCCAGTGGACGCTGTTCGTGGTTCTGGGTCTGGCGCTGATGGCGGACGGCGTTGAATGTTTTGTGGTTGCGTTCGCTCTTCCGTCCGCAGAGAAGGACCTGTGTCTGTCCAACGCACAGAAAGGAATGCTGG GTCTCAGCGTCTTCCTCAGCATGATGGTGGGGGCCTTCCTGTGGGGAGGACTGGCGGACAAAGTTGGCCGTCGGCGCTGTCTGATGGTGGCGTTGGCCATAAACTGCGTCTTCTCCTTCCTGTCGTCGTTGGCGCAGGGCTACGGCTGCTTCCTGTTCTTCAGGCTGCTGTCTGGTGTCGG gGTCGGTGGCACGGTGCCGATCGTGTACTCGTACTTCTCAGAGTTTCTTCAGATGGACAAGAGAGGAGAACATCTGTCCTGGCTGTGTATGTTCTGGATGATCGGTGGCGTCTACGCTTCGTTCACCGCCTGGGGAATCATACCCAGATACG gctggGGTTTCAGTATGGGCACAGAGTTCCAGTTCCACAGCTGGCGAGTGTTTGTCCTGGTCGCGGTTCTTCCTGCCGTCTCCTCGCTGGTCGGACTCACCTTCATGCCTGAAAGCCCTCGCTTCCTCCTGGAG aatGCCAAACACGATGAGGCGTGGATGATCCTGAAGCAGGTCCACGACACTAACTGGAGAGCTAAAGGAAAGCCGGAGAAAGTatttact GTGACTCACATCAAGGTTCCAAAGACGGCGGAGGACGAATTCATCGAGATTCAGGCGGCGACGGGAACGTCCGTGCAGCGATGGGCTGTTCGCTCTCTCGCCCTCTGCAGACTG GTGTTGAAGAACGTGGCGTCTCTCCTGTCCAAAGACCTCCGTCTGTCCACGCTCCTCATGGCCGTCATCTGGTTCTGCATGGCCTTCAG TTATTATGGTCTGTCCGTATGGTTTCCTGACATGATCAAACACCTGCAGTATGAGGAGTACAAGTCCAGAGTCAAG gttttacacaaagaaagagtggaaaattttcattttaacttttcTTTGGAGAACCAGATTCACAAAGAAGGAGAATACATCAatgacag gttcaTCAGTATAAAGATGAAGTCAGTCCGGTTTGAGGACTCGTTGTTTGAAGACTGTCTCTTCGAGGACATCAGGTCCACAGACACGGTGTTTGACAACTGCACCATCCGCTCCACACTTTTCTACAACACAG ACCTGTGGGAGGAGAAGTTCCTCCACTGTAAGATGGAAAACGTCACATTTGACCAAagcaaacatggctgccacctgcagagtgaggaggagagtgaCGTCCTCGTTTACCTCGTCAGTTTCCTGGGCAGCGTGGCcgtgttgccaggcaacatcATCTCTGCACTCTTCATGGAGAAGGTCGGCAGAGTCAGGATCATAG GTGGCTCCATGCTGTTTTCAGGAGGCTGCACCTTCCTCCTGTTTCTGAGCTTCAGCCAATCAGCGCTCATCGCCCTGCAGTGTCTGTTCTGTGGCGTCAGTGCCGCGGCGTGGAACGGCATCGAGGTGGTGACGGTGGAGCTGTACCCCGCTTCCAAGAG GGCCACAGCGTTCGGCGTGCTGAACGCGCTGTGTAAAATGGCCGCCATCCtcggcagctccatctttgCCAGTTTTGTGGGTGTGGCCACAGCCGTCCCTATCCTGCTGGCCTTCGCCGCGCTGATGTGCGGCGGCCTGCTCGCTCTCAAGCTCCCCGACACGCGGGAGAAAATCCTCCAGTGA